Genomic segment of Photobacterium profundum SS9:
ATGTAACGTAATTGATATCCAATCATATTGGTTTGGGTGATTTTTCATGTAAGTGTGTCTTATTAACCTTCAATAACATTCATTCTAGTTTGTTATTGAAAAGTTATAACAGCTCTAAGCCGAACAAGTTATTCGATTTTTTTGAAGGAACTATCTAATTGATTGTTGACAGATATACTCATCTCGATCTGATTTTTGCAGGGAGTAAGAAGGCAATGTACGGGGATATTGCGGATAGAAGCCCTTTTCTACCGTAGCCTAGTAACTTGGGTATAACGTTAAAAAGGGCCTGCTGTGTATACGTATAATCAGCAACAGCGTGGTAAATACCGATAAATACTAGCGTAATATGTTGTTATCATGACGCCAATCCATGATGGTCCAATCCTGTACTTGAGCATGCAGAGATAGCGCTGGATCTGGGTTGACAGCAAATGGGCGATCGACGGCATCAAGCATCGGTAAATCATTGATAGAATCGCTGTAACCGTAGCTGCCTTTAAATTCAGTATCTTGATTATCTAACCATGCTTTCATTCGTATCACCTTTCCTTGTTGATAACTTAATGTGCCTTTGGTATTACCGGTAAAAATACCGTTGATTGTTTCTAGTTCAATCGCGATGACATCTTCAACGTTGAGCATTGTGGCTATGGGCTTAACAAGGTGTTCACTTGTTGCCGAGATAATAAGCACATGATCACCGCGTTTTTTGTGCCACTCAATACGGGCTAGCGCATCAGGATAGAGTGCGGGTTTAATTTTTTCTTCAACAAACTCTTCGACCAGTGCTGAAATTTTTGTAATATCGCACCCTTTTATTGGTTGAAGTGTGGCTTCCATATAGGTATTCATGTCTAACGTACCTTTCGCGTACGCTTGCATAAGACGTTGCTCTTCTTCAAGAAGAGATTGCGGTGCGAGACCTTTTTGAACAAGAAATGCATTCCACAAGCTAGCAGAATCAGCGGCGATCAAGGTCTCGTCTAAATCGAAAATAGCCAAGTACGGTTTAATGGTCTTCTTGTGATTATCAAATAACAAACTGCGTATCCTTCACGAAATAAAACATATTCTGTCTTTTTAGTTGCCGCTAGATTAAGTTGTTAATGTGACAGTTCCTTTTCAAATATGTGTAATTTTAGAGTCATGGATACTGGGTCGATACTGAGTTCGCAATGTGTAGATCTGTTTTAATGGGCGACACCACCTTGTGTCAGTTTTTCTGGGTTCAGTAGTTTTTCTAATTCTTCGCGACTAATATTTGTTTCTTCTTCTGCTACTTCAATAATCGCTCTTTGTTCTTTGTAGGCTTTTTTTGCTATTTCTGCTGCTTTTAAATAACCAATCACAGGGTTAAGAGCGGTAACCAATATAGGGTTTTTAGCGAGAGCGACTTTCAGGTTCTCTTTCCGAACAACGAATGTACTAATGGCTTTGTCTGCTAGCAGGGTAGAGGCATTCGCCATTAATTCGATACTTTGAATCAGATTATGTGCAATAACTGGCAACATAACGTTTAACTGAAAATTACCAGATTGGCCGCCGACGGTAATGGTCGCATCATTACCGATGACTTGTGCTGCAACCATTGCTGCTGCTTCTGGAATAACAGGGTTAACTTTACCGGGCATAATTGAAGAGCCGGGTTGAAGGGCTTCAAGTTCAATTTCACCTAATCCGGCAAGAGGCCCTGAATTCATCCAACGTAGATCATTCGATATTTTTAAAATCGCAACCGCTAAGGTTTTAAGTTGCCCAGAAAGCGCAACAATTGCATCTTGGCTACTGAGGTTATAAAAGAAGTTATCGCTGGATGTAAAAGGGATTTCAGTTGAGATTGAAATATTATTTGCAAAGATTGCAGCAAATTCGGGTTCAGCATTGATTCCGGTGCCTACCGCTGTTCCGCCTTGTGCAAGTGCTGAAGCATTATCCAGCGCATGTTGAATACCGAGTTGTGCACGTTCGAGTTGTATTTTCCAACCTTGCAACTCCTGACCAAGGGTTACAGGCATAGCATCCATTAGGTGAGTACGTCCTGTTTTTACAATATGACCAATTTCTGCTGTTTTTTTATCTAATGCCTGAGTTAAGTATTCTAATGCAGGGAATAATTGAAAATGGCAGGTAATTGCAGCGCTTACTTGAATGGCGGTAGGAATAACATCATTACTGCTCTGGCCCATATTAACGTGGTCGTTAGGGCTTATGTTTTGTTCTGCTTTTTGTGATGCAAGTGTCGCGATAACTTCATTGGCATTCATATTAGAGCTAGTGCCGGAACCTGTTTGGAATACATCTATGGGAAATTGTTCAAAGTGCTCCCCATTAATGATTTCTTGGCAGCTATCAATGATGGCATGAGCAACCTTGTCATCAAGTAGCTTCAATTCAAGGTTACTTCGGGCTGCTGCCTGTTTTATGTATGCCAGTGCTTTAATAAATTCGTGGGGCATTTGAATACCACTGATCGGAAAATTATTAACGGCGCGTTGTGTTTGAGCTTGATAAAGTGCATTTTCAGGAACGTGCACGTCACCCATGCTGTCTGTTTCAATTCGATAGTGTGAAGACATAATATTATTCCTTACAGACCTGAGGTTAAATGTGTTTGTTGTAAGTGTTGCTGTAGAGATAGAAGCTGCTGACGGCCAGTGTCTGAATTGCCATAAAACTTTTTTAAAGCTAGAAGTGGGCAATGGATATGATCTAAGCAAATGCGACGAAAAATACGGGAGTTATTCGGCTGATTGATTGCTTCTACTAGATGAAAAAAAACGCGTCGTAGAAACAGTTCTCGCAGAATAGGATTAAAAGTGGGGGTATTAAGGCAGTATAGCGACGCTAAATTAAGACCTGATTGAACAAAATCGATGATGATATCAGGCTCATAACCGGGCGTAATCCGACGGTTTAGAAACCGATCTTCTGCTTTAAAGTAATGGTGATACAGGGTTGAAGTACAGTCCATGGGTGATCCTATAAAGTGACCAATAAATCTTAGTGATAATAATTATCATTTAATACATTGATGTTCAAGGAGACATTCATAAAGTTTATACCATAGACCTCTGTTCGTTATGTATTTCCTTTAATCACATGTGCTCAGTCTATTGAGGTGAACAGCTACCTAATTAACTAACTAACGATAATAGGTAGCTATCGCTCGAATGCTTTGTGCTCAGTCGCTCCTAGTTGTGTGACTGCGCGATAAGCTGAAGAAATAATCGAGATGATTGCTCGATCAGTGCATCGGGGAAATCATAGTCAGGGTTGTGCAGCTCAGGGTGATCAGTACCGCTACCAATGCAAAATAAAGTACCTGGCCATTGTTGCAAAAATTCTCCCATATCTTCAGACCAACGCATTGGTTCTGTGGGTATAACAACATCATAGTTAAGTGACTGTGCTGCAGTAATAACATTCTTAGTCGTTTCGGGGTTATTCATGGTTGCGTTAAAAGGCTCAATCCATTCAATTTGCATCTCAAGTTGATAGCAATCTGCTTGTTTTTGGGCAAAATCCAGCAAATTTCGTTTCATGTAATTGAGAATGTAATTATCACTGCTACGGATCGTTGCCATTACTTCGGCGCGCCCAGGGGATGTACCAAACCCTTTATTGCCCACATTCACATGAACAAGCGTGACTAAACTAAATGCTTCTTTGAAGGCTTCTGGCATGTGATGCAGGTAGTCCATTAAACGTGCAACAGCAGGGGCAGGGCTATGACCGTTCTCTGGTTTTGCAGCGTGAGATGTTTTCCCTATCAGTGTGATCATTACGCCAGTTGATGCGCAGGCAAACACACCGTCTTTCACCACCACAGTACCTAATGGATAACCCGGTAAATTATGATAAGCATAAACCGCATCGGGTTGAATGCCTTTCAGGCGTGGATCTTGCAGCATTTTTTTTGCACCGACGCCGATCTCTTCAGCGGGCTGGAATAGTAAAAAAACGGTGCCAGATTGAGGAGGCGTTTGACTCAGCTGATTAGCAACGGCTAAAAGGCTAGCAACATGCCCATCATGACCGCACGCATGCATACAACCATGATTGCGTGAAACATGATCATGTTGTGATTTTTCAGTGATCGGTAATGCGTCGAAATCAGCACGGAGCAGAGTTATTGGGCCCGGATTCCCACTTTTGATTTCAACAAGAATGCCATAACCGCCTATATTAGTTTTAGGCTCAAAACCAAATGTTAGTAGCTGGTCGGTAATTTCTGATGCTGTTTTATGCTCTTGGAGCGAGAGCTCAGGGTAGCGATGAAGATGATGCCTAAAGCGTACAGGGTTGAAGTTGATATCATTATTAACGGTCATATTATTCTTCAATCGTTACAAGATGCTCCACTTTACTTGTCGATCAGAGATTATTATGTGATCAATTTCACGGTGATACTTAATCTAAGCTGCCAGTACGATATATTGCTCTGGTATGATTGTTATATAAGGTTGATAGGGTTAGGAAGTTCTATGAAAATGTTAATAGCGAGTAAATCACTGTTGTTGACGATGGGTTTGATAGTCGCCACACCTGTGCTGGCTGATCCGAATGGTTCTAGTGAATCGACAGCCCTTAGCGTGCCAAAAGTGATGAGATTATTGCAAGCTCAGGGTTATCATGATTTCCGTAAAATTAAGATAGAACATGATGAGAGTGAGATAGAAGTAGAAGCGCGAAATCAAGGTGGTCAACAGGTTGAACTTGAAGTCGATCTGTATACAGGAAGAATTCTTGATGTAGAGCGCGATTGATTATCGCGCTCTTCTCATTGAAAGGTTATGACACCAGCATTGCACATGACTGAGCCGGAAGTTGTAATATAGCCCCAGTTTCACTGCCGAGTGAAGGTGGTAATAATTTCACTCCCTCCATATTTATAATCTCGTTAATCTCAGTACGGTTTTGTTGACTGTATTTTATCGGAAGTTCGTAACTGACGGCTTTTTTACCTTTGTTAATCGCGACTACTCCATGCTCTCCACGAGAAAAAACCAATAAATCTTGAGTCTGTTCAATAATCGCCATCGGTTGGCAATGCATAATGTTGTGAAAGTGAATCATATTAGCCAGAATTGGATCATTCCAAGCGTCACACCAACGAGGTTTGTCACGACTACTTTTAATGCCACTAGTATCTAAATCGGTATAAACGAGTGGAACACCACCATCTCTACCTAGAATATAACAATAGGCTAATCGTTCATTCTCTTCTGACATTACCTGATCTAAAAAAACGTCGTTGTTGGGAATATCATGAGTAATCGCAAATGTGATTGCACGTTGGTTTTCTAATGCCGAACCCAGAGAGTAAGGGTTGATTAGACTTGCCATAGAAGCATTTTTATTAAAAACATCAAGTACGGTGTGAAAAAGTGGAAAGTCGTAGGCACCCAAGGTTGTTTTTTCAAGATAAGGCTGAAGAAACAGTTCGTACTCTTCTTTGGTCGCGCCACCGTCGGTAATTATTTCGCCAAAAATATGCATGCCTTCAGTAATATCTTCATCACACAACTCTTGAATATGATCAAGTGTCATATGTTTGGCTGCATCTATTCGAAACCCCTTCACACCGATTTTTTTTAGCGCTTTTAGGTACAGTTTTTGTTTTTTTACTACATTTTTGTTGTTTTTTAAGGTCGGTAAACCCGGATCAGAGCCACCGCTACTAATTCTACCGTGCTGAACTTGCCAAGGATCTTTCCAATCTTTTATTGGAAATGCCGATAAAAAATCATCTTTAGTAAATAACGGTTGAGATAAATCACCAAATAATTTGATTGAATCGAAATATTCTCTCTTGTCCTTATATTGGCTAATGATATTGCTATTAGGGTAATTTAAGTCATTCCTTTCATGTGACTCATTAGCCATATGATTGAACACAATATCTGCATAAATATCTATATCATGAAGATTTAATGTTTCTGCCATCTTTCTGAAATCATTCGTGTTACCGAGTTGGTTGTCGATGACTCGATAATCTTGAGGTTGATAACGTTGCCACCATTGAGTGCCATCTTTTGAATGAAAAGATTTCAGTGGTGGAGAAACAAGAATAGCTTTATATCCAGAGTCAGCAATGGCTTTGGCGCTTTCAGTCACTTTACTGTAAGGCCAGTCGAAGGCGTGCAATATAACATTAGTTGCAACAGATGGTGCTGACAAAGTTGATGCATATTCAGTATTAAATAGAGAAGTCATAATTTAATAGCCACGTTTTGAGACAAATTTTTAAACTGAATAAATACTATGAGTAATTATTCTCTTTGTAATCATCATATACGCACTTTTAGTGGTATGAGAATAGGGGGAGTAGCTTTGCTTAGCTGATTATTTCTCACCATATTGGAAATATGAACCACTAATAAAGTTTTGATAAATGGAATTTATACGCCATTGGTGGAATATGCATTATGGGTCACATTATAGTGAAAAATGAAATGAAATTACATTTGGTGACGGTTTGTAATAAATTATTTTTTTTGTAATTATACATCACGTTTCAGTGCGTGCTAATTCTCATGTAGCATATCGTGTGGTATATATACATTAGATTGCTTAATTTCAACAAGGAGGTACACCATGGGTGGCGTTTTAGGTATGATTTTAGCAGGCGGAGAAGGCTCTCGTTTGCGTCCATTAACAGATTCACGTACAAAACCCGCAGTTCCATTTGGTGGTAGCTACCGCTTAATTGATTTTGCATTGAATAATTTTGTAAATGCTGATTTTTTAAAAATTTATGTTCTAACCCAATTCAAATCTCAGTCTTTATATGTGCATATGAAAAAAGGCTGGAATATCACGGGCATTACGGATCGTTTTATTGATCCAATTCCAGCACAAATGCGAATGGGCAAGCGTTGGTACGATGGTACTGCTGATGCGATTTACCAAAATTTAAGCTTTATTGAACTTGCTGAACCTGAGCATGTTTGTATTTTTGGTAGTGATCATATTTACAAAATGGACATTAAGCAGATGCTTAATTTTCATAAAGAAAAAGAAGCGGAATTAACGGTTTCTGCATTGCGTATGCCTTTATCAGAAGCGAGTGCTTTTGGTGTTATCGAGGTTGATGAAAACGGCTGCATGGTTGGTTTTGAAGAAAAGCCAACTAACCCTAAGTCTATTCC
This window contains:
- a CDS encoding PepSY domain-containing protein gives rise to the protein MKMLIASKSLLLTMGLIVATPVLADPNGSSESTALSVPKVMRLLQAQGYHDFRKIKIEHDESEIEVEARNQGGQQVELEVDLYTGRILDVERD
- a CDS encoding amidohydrolase, with amino-acid sequence MTVNNDINFNPVRFRHHLHRYPELSLQEHKTASEITDQLLTFGFEPKTNIGGYGILVEIKSGNPGPITLLRADFDALPITEKSQHDHVSRNHGCMHACGHDGHVASLLAVANQLSQTPPQSGTVFLLFQPAEEIGVGAKKMLQDPRLKGIQPDAVYAYHNLPGYPLGTVVVKDGVFACASTGVMITLIGKTSHAAKPENGHSPAPAVARLMDYLHHMPEAFKEAFSLVTLVHVNVGNKGFGTSPGRAEVMATIRSSDNYILNYMKRNLLDFAQKQADCYQLEMQIEWIEPFNATMNNPETTKNVITAAQSLNYDVVIPTEPMRWSEDMGEFLQQWPGTLFCIGSGTDHPELHNPDYDFPDALIEQSSRLFLQLIAQSHN
- a CDS encoding alpha-amylase family protein; the encoded protein is MTSLFNTEYASTLSAPSVATNVILHAFDWPYSKVTESAKAIADSGYKAILVSPPLKSFHSKDGTQWWQRYQPQDYRVIDNQLGNTNDFRKMAETLNLHDIDIYADIVFNHMANESHERNDLNYPNSNIISQYKDKREYFDSIKLFGDLSQPLFTKDDFLSAFPIKDWKDPWQVQHGRISSGGSDPGLPTLKNNKNVVKKQKLYLKALKKIGVKGFRIDAAKHMTLDHIQELCDEDITEGMHIFGEIITDGGATKEEYELFLQPYLEKTTLGAYDFPLFHTVLDVFNKNASMASLINPYSLGSALENQRAITFAITHDIPNNDVFLDQVMSEENERLAYCYILGRDGGVPLVYTDLDTSGIKSSRDKPRWCDAWNDPILANMIHFHNIMHCQPMAIIEQTQDLLVFSRGEHGVVAINKGKKAVSYELPIKYSQQNRTEINEIINMEGVKLLPPSLGSETGAILQLPAQSCAMLVS
- a CDS encoding HAD family hydrolase, translating into MLFDNHKKTIKPYLAIFDLDETLIAADSASLWNAFLVQKGLAPQSLLEEEQRLMQAYAKGTLDMNTYMEATLQPIKGCDITKISALVEEFVEEKIKPALYPDALARIEWHKKRGDHVLIISATSEHLVKPIATMLNVEDVIAIELETINGIFTGNTKGTLSYQQGKVIRMKAWLDNQDTEFKGSYGYSDSINDLPMLDAVDRPFAVNPDPALSLHAQVQDWTIMDWRHDNNILR
- a CDS encoding class II fumarate hydratase, whose translation is MSSHYRIETDSMGDVHVPENALYQAQTQRAVNNFPISGIQMPHEFIKALAYIKQAAARSNLELKLLDDKVAHAIIDSCQEIINGEHFEQFPIDVFQTGSGTSSNMNANEVIATLASQKAEQNISPNDHVNMGQSSNDVIPTAIQVSAAITCHFQLFPALEYLTQALDKKTAEIGHIVKTGRTHLMDAMPVTLGQELQGWKIQLERAQLGIQHALDNASALAQGGTAVGTGINAEPEFAAIFANNISISTEIPFTSSDNFFYNLSSQDAIVALSGQLKTLAVAILKISNDLRWMNSGPLAGLGEIELEALQPGSSIMPGKVNPVIPEAAAMVAAQVIGNDATITVGGQSGNFQLNVMLPVIAHNLIQSIELMANASTLLADKAISTFVVRKENLKVALAKNPILVTALNPVIGYLKAAEIAKKAYKEQRAIIEVAEEETNISREELEKLLNPEKLTQGGVAH